The following coding sequences lie in one Halogeometricum rufum genomic window:
- a CDS encoding PUA domain-containing protein → MSDDTDETTGGGDATLADLRTVADYQFGAGAGAALFPDDDLTVRRSTSGRPRQVLADEGRIVSYGTDGRFTLGVEGGVRLVESLSAPSNRVTVGEESEPFVRDGKNAFAKFVRAVDPAVRPGDEVAVVTPEDDVVGVGRAELSADAMADFETGMAVFVRNGAGER, encoded by the coding sequence ATGAGCGACGACACCGACGAGACGACGGGCGGGGGCGACGCGACGCTCGCGGACCTCCGAACCGTCGCCGACTACCAGTTCGGCGCGGGCGCGGGCGCGGCACTGTTCCCCGACGACGACCTGACCGTCCGGCGGTCGACGAGCGGTCGACCGAGACAGGTGCTGGCCGACGAGGGGCGCATCGTCTCCTACGGCACCGACGGCCGGTTCACGCTCGGCGTCGAGGGCGGCGTCCGACTGGTCGAGTCGCTCTCCGCGCCGTCGAACCGCGTCACCGTCGGCGAGGAGAGCGAACCGTTCGTCCGCGACGGCAAGAACGCCTTCGCGAAGTTCGTCCGAGCGGTCGACCCCGCGGTTCGACCGGGCGACGAGGTGGCCGTCGTCACCCCCGAGGACGACGTCGTCGGCGTCGGGCGAGCGGAACTGTCCGCCGACGCGATGGCGGACTTCGAGACGGGGATGGCCGTGTTCGTCCGCAACGGCGCGGGCGAGCGGTAA
- a CDS encoding DUF7847 domain-containing protein, whose product MSALQSLRTAVGSLGRNPVLFLVGLAYGLVTLPQSALQLAGVPLAPTVLQAVTFFVTPFLIAGIIGMASESLDGETSLETLTRVGRDRYVPLLVAKFVELAILVGLGIAAGIVGVVGGLVAFVALGSPVVAAIVGGVVLLAFVVVFFFIQFFPVAVSLGDADAIDSFRVSIRLVRQNLLSTLGYSIIGFVVSTVATLPVSGPIYFRVFQNLDQLQDLPAQGQGMAPGATPQAFQSFQFSTQEVLLLSAISLAVTMLLFAFRQTYATAFYRDHAPSPADADFDDDAFDDETGGFDDSASTGDETTGFGDGPTDRDDGASGDDRF is encoded by the coding sequence ATGTCAGCTCTCCAGTCGCTCCGCACCGCGGTCGGATCGCTCGGCCGGAACCCCGTCCTGTTCCTCGTCGGTCTCGCGTACGGTCTCGTGACGCTCCCGCAGTCGGCGTTGCAGTTGGCCGGCGTTCCGCTCGCCCCCACGGTGTTGCAGGCGGTCACGTTCTTCGTGACGCCCTTTCTCATCGCGGGCATCATCGGGATGGCGTCCGAGTCGCTCGACGGCGAGACGTCGCTCGAGACGCTCACTCGCGTCGGCCGCGACCGGTACGTCCCGCTCCTGGTCGCCAAGTTCGTCGAACTCGCCATCCTCGTCGGCCTCGGCATCGCGGCGGGCATCGTCGGCGTCGTCGGTGGCCTCGTCGCCTTCGTCGCCCTCGGCAGTCCCGTCGTCGCCGCCATCGTCGGCGGAGTGGTGCTCCTCGCCTTCGTCGTCGTCTTCTTCTTCATCCAGTTCTTCCCCGTCGCCGTCTCGCTCGGCGACGCGGACGCCATCGACAGTTTCCGCGTGAGCATCCGCCTCGTGCGTCAGAACCTCCTCAGCACGCTCGGCTACTCGATAATCGGCTTCGTCGTCAGCACGGTGGCGACGCTCCCCGTCTCCGGTCCCATCTACTTCCGCGTGTTCCAGAACCTCGACCAACTCCAAGACCTGCCGGCGCAGGGACAGGGGATGGCCCCCGGCGCGACGCCGCAGGCGTTCCAGTCGTTCCAGTTCTCCACGCAGGAGGTACTGCTCCTCTCGGCCATCTCGCTGGCCGTGACGATGCTCCTGTTCGCGTTCCGACAGACGTACGCGACGGCGTTCTACCGGGACCACGCGCCGTCGCCGGCGGACGCAGACTTCGACGACGACGCGTTCGACGACGAGACGGGCGGCTTCGACGACAGCGCGTCGACCGGTGACGAGACGACGGGCTTCGGCGACGGTCCGACCGACCGGGACGACGGCGCGTCGGGCGACGACCGGTTCTGA
- a CDS encoding LabA-like NYN domain-containing protein, with translation MTDIHPGQRVAILADAQNLYHSAQSLYSRNIDYSSLLEKAVSGRDLTRAIAYVVRADSPDEESFFDALVDIGFETKIRDIKTFGDGSKKADWDVGMSLDAVTLANHVDTIVLCTGDGDFSRLCSHLRHEGVRVEVIAFQESTADELVAAADNFLDMSERQETFLL, from the coding sequence ATGACCGATATCCACCCCGGGCAGCGCGTGGCCATTCTGGCCGACGCACAGAACCTCTACCACTCGGCTCAGAGCCTGTACTCGCGAAACATCGACTACTCGTCGCTGCTGGAGAAGGCCGTCTCCGGTCGGGACCTGACGCGCGCCATCGCGTACGTCGTCCGCGCGGACTCGCCCGACGAAGAGAGCTTCTTCGACGCCCTCGTCGACATCGGCTTCGAGACGAAGATACGGGACATCAAGACGTTCGGCGACGGGTCGAAGAAGGCCGACTGGGACGTCGGGATGAGTCTCGACGCGGTGACGCTGGCGAACCACGTCGACACCATCGTGCTCTGCACGGGCGACGGCGACTTCTCGCGCCTCTGCTCGCACCTCCGGCACGAGGGCGTCCGCGTCGAGGTCATCGCGTTCCAGGAGTCCACCGCCGACGAACTGGTGGCGGCGGCGGACAACTTCCTCGACATGTCCGAGCGACAGGAGACGTTCCTGCTCTGA
- the dapA gene encoding 4-hydroxy-tetrahydrodipicolinate synthase: protein MTNFDLTGVYPAMTTPFAPDGSIDHETLADDARRLEGAGVAGLVPVGSTGESATLTHDEHVAVVETVVDAVDDVPVIAGSGSNSTREALELSRRSAAVGADGLLLISPYYNKPEQEGIVEHYRTVADEVDVPQIVYNVPSRTGSNIEPATVEALASHDNIAGYKAASGDIGQISEVVERTREEEFSVLSGDDALTLPVISVGGDGVISVTGNVEPERMVALADAALGGEMDRARDLHHELGPLNRLLFAETNPIPVKAAMEIRGHSSGALRPPLTDLTAENRQALEAALDELDATREESLGLEPAEGA, encoded by the coding sequence ATGACGAACTTCGACTTGACAGGGGTTTACCCGGCGATGACGACGCCGTTCGCCCCGGACGGAAGCATCGACCACGAAACGCTCGCAGACGACGCCCGACGCCTCGAAGGCGCCGGCGTCGCCGGCCTCGTTCCCGTCGGCTCCACCGGCGAGAGCGCCACCCTCACCCACGACGAACACGTCGCGGTTGTCGAGACGGTGGTGGACGCCGTCGACGACGTGCCCGTCATCGCGGGTTCGGGGTCGAACTCGACCCGCGAGGCCCTCGAACTCTCCAGACGCTCCGCGGCCGTCGGCGCGGACGGACTCCTCCTCATCTCGCCGTACTACAACAAGCCCGAACAGGAGGGAATCGTCGAACACTACCGAACCGTCGCCGACGAGGTGGACGTTCCGCAGATCGTCTACAACGTCCCCTCGCGCACGGGGAGCAACATCGAACCGGCGACGGTCGAGGCGCTCGCCTCCCACGACAACATCGCGGGCTACAAGGCCGCCAGCGGCGACATCGGCCAGATATCCGAAGTCGTCGAGCGCACCCGCGAGGAGGAGTTCTCGGTGCTGTCCGGCGACGACGCCCTCACGCTGCCCGTCATCTCTGTCGGCGGCGACGGGGTCATCTCCGTCACCGGCAACGTCGAACCCGAGCGCATGGTCGCGCTGGCGGACGCCGCCCTCGGCGGCGAGATGGACCGCGCCCGCGACCTGCACCACGAACTCGGCCCGCTCAACCGCCTGCTGTTCGCCGAGACGAACCCCATCCCGGTGAAGGCGGCCATGGAGATTCGCGGTCACTCCTCGGGGGCGCTCCGCCCGCCGCTGACCGACCTGACGGCGGAGAACCGCCAGGCGCTCGAAGCCGCCCTCGACGAACTCGACGCGACGCGCGAGGAGTCGCTGGGACTCGAACCGGCGGAGGGCGCGTAG
- the dapB gene encoding 4-hydroxy-tetrahydrodipicolinate reductase — MGDPVRVAVTGAAGRMGRELLDVAAGRDDVSVVLAVNRSPVESVSGVDVRDAADLSTHLAETNPDVLVDFTGPESSTDYAAACAEAGVGVVVGTTGFDADGRAALDEAAESVPLLHATNFSRGVAALRRAVREAVAALPDYDVEVTETHHNGKRDAPSGTATTLLDEVDDVRGASDRVYGREGDQPRTEGEIGVHARRAGGVTGEHEVLLADDHQLLSLTHRAGSRGVFAAGALDAAVWLADRDAGRYDFDEVLDA, encoded by the coding sequence ATGGGTGACCCCGTCCGCGTCGCGGTCACGGGCGCGGCCGGTCGGATGGGCCGCGAACTCCTCGACGTGGCCGCCGGGCGCGACGACGTGTCGGTGGTCCTCGCGGTGAACCGGAGCCCGGTCGAATCGGTGTCGGGGGTCGACGTCCGCGACGCCGCCGACCTGTCCACCCACCTCGCCGAGACGAACCCCGACGTGTTGGTGGACTTCACCGGCCCCGAGTCGAGCACAGACTACGCCGCCGCCTGCGCCGAGGCGGGCGTCGGCGTCGTCGTCGGCACCACCGGCTTCGACGCGGACGGGCGCGCGGCGCTGGACGAGGCGGCAGAGTCCGTCCCGCTCCTGCACGCGACGAACTTCTCGCGGGGCGTCGCGGCGCTTCGTCGCGCCGTCCGAGAGGCCGTCGCCGCCCTCCCCGACTACGACGTTGAGGTCACCGAGACGCACCACAACGGCAAGCGCGACGCGCCGTCGGGGACGGCGACCACCCTGCTCGACGAGGTAGACGACGTCCGCGGCGCGTCCGACCGCGTCTACGGCCGCGAGGGCGACCAGCCCCGAACCGAGGGCGAGATAGGCGTCCACGCCCGCCGCGCGGGCGGCGTGACCGGCGAACACGAGGTGCTGCTCGCCGACGACCACCAACTGCTCTCCCTGACGCACCGTGCGGGGTCCCGCGGCGTCTTCGCCGCCGGCGCCCTCGACGCTGCCGTCTGGCTCGCCGACCGCGACGCCGGGCGGTACGACTTCGACGAGGTACTCGACGCATGA